A region of the Roseiflexus sp. RS-1 genome:
CACAATCAGCGACACACGCACCCCGGAAACTGATACAGGCGGCGCCCTGATTCGCACAATGCTGGAGGGTGCGGGGCATCAGGTCGCGCGTTACATTGTCGTCAAAGACGAACCGGATCAGATCGTCGCGCATGTGCGCGAGTTTGCCGACGCCGGGTGCCAGGTCATTATCACCAGCGGCGGCACCGGCATCGCAAAGCGTGATAGCACCTTCGAGGCAATTGATGCGTTGCTCGAAAAACGCATGCCCGGCTTCGGCGAGATCTTTCGCGTGCTGTCGTACCAGGATATCGGTCCGGCTGCCATGCTCTCGCGTGCAACCGCAGGCGTGTTCCAACGCTCGCTGATCTTCTGCCTGCCCGGTTCACCTGCCGCTGTGCGCCTGGCGATGGAGAAACTCATTGTGCCGGAACTCGCGCATCTGGTATGGGAAACCATTCGATAGGCGCGACACCCGTCGCGTTTGAGGCATAACGTGATCCGCTGGATACTGCTCAAACTCATCCGTTTCTATCAACTGTTCATCTCGCCCGCGCTTCCGCCGAGTTGTATTTACGAGCCGAGTTGCTCGAAGTATACCTATCAGGCGATTGCAAAGCATGGTGCGTTGAAAGGAACCTATCTCGGCATTCGTCGCATCCTGCGCTGCCATCCATGGGCGCAGGGCGGGTACGACCCGGTGCCGGATGAAGTGATCTTCGCCTTTCGCCCCGTGTCGCCTGCGGATGTTCCCGGCATGCTGCACCGCACCCGACGACACCCGGCAGCGTCTGCTGAAGAGCAGTCTGATGCTGAACGAACGACCGAACCGGCCAGGCAGGTCGTGCGCGAATGGGCGCAGACGGTGACGGAACGCTACCCGGAGGTGCTGCGCGTCGGGTATGTCAGCAATCCGGCAGATGGCGATAACAATAACAATAACAATGGACATAACAATGGACATCTGGAAGTTCTGCTGATTGTCGCGCAGTCGGACCTGCCCTTCGATCAGCGCGCCGCTGTGTGGGAAGCGGATACACCGCCCGTTCCAGGGAAGCTGAACGTCTACACCCTCAACGAGTGGTCGCGCCTGTCGCACCAGGTGCAGTGGGTCTTCGAGCGCGAACAGGCGCTCCGGTGAGGCTTTCGCCATGCCCGATCGGTCGCTGGATTGGCTCAAACAGGCGGAACGCGACCTCGATCAGGCGCTCGACTCGCAACGCGCCGGTCGGCATGAATGGGCATGCTTCGCCGCTCATCAGGCGGCGGAGAAGGCGGTGAAGGCGCTGCACCTGCATCATAAACAGGAGGCGTGGGGACATATCATTGCACGTCTGCTGACCGACCTGCCGATCAATGTTGCTGCCGATCTTGTCGATAAGGCGCGGGTGCTCGACAATTTCTACATTCCGACCCGTTATCCGAACAGTCATCCGGAAGGCGCGCCTTATGAGCACTACGGCGCACTTCAGAGCGATCAGGCAATCGCCTATGCCCGTGAAATCATTACATTCGTCCGTCATGAAATGGCCTGATGCTCAGGCAGTCGATCGCGCGCTGCGAGAATGGGCGCATGCGCAGGCGAACCACCACCCGGAGATATTGCGCGTCGGGTACATTGGCTCCTATGCGCGCGGCGACTGGGGCGTCGGCAGCGATCTTGACGTGCTGCTGATCGTCGTGCAGTCGGACCTGCCCTTCGAGCAGCGCGCCGCCGCGTGGCATGTTGATACGCTCCCCGTACCGGCAGACCTCATGGTCTACACCCTCGATGAGTGGCTGCGCATCCCGCGTGATAGCCGCTTTGCACAGGCGGTGCAGCGCGAGGCGCGGTGGGTGTTTGAACGTGGGAAGGCTGAAGGTTCAGGCGTTTGAACGATGTTCCAGGTACACCGGGTTTTCAGTGCGCACATGGGCAGAGACACCCGCATCTCTGAACGTAGACCGAAAATTGAGTCTCCTGTCAATGCACCGCTTCCCCACCGCTCAAACGTGCGGAAGCATCCCCCAACCGCTCTCCGCCGCTCAACCGCAGACCACGGCGCCAGTCGGCGGCCGGCAGCGGGCGTTTGCCCGCCGGTTGCACGGTGATCAGCGCCAGCAATCCGTTACCGGTCGCCACTGCCGGTCCATCAGCGGTATCGATGAGTGTACCGGGCGGCACATCAGCGCACCGGTCGGCAATAACCCGCGCCGCAATGATTTTGAGCGGCGCACCGCGCCACATCGTCGTTGCGCCGGGCCAGGGATCGTAGGCGCGGGTCATACGCTCGATCCGGACGGCGGGTTGAGTCCAGTCGATGATTCCATCATCGCGGGTGAGGAGTTTCGTGAACGTCGCGCGCGCATGATCCTGCGGTTGCGGCGTTATGGCGCCCCTGGCATACGCATCGAGCGTTTCAACCAGCACATCGGCGCCGATCGTGAAGAGTTCCTGCGTCAGAGGACCGGTGCGCGCATCGGGAGGCAGCGGAACAGTACGCTGCGCCAGGATAGGACCAGAGTCCATCTTTGCGTCGATCAGCATGATTGTTACGCCGGTTTCGGCGTCACCGTTGAGGATCGCGCCTGCAACCGGCGACGGACCGCGGTAGAGCGGCAGAAGCGACGGATGGATATTGACGTAGCCAAGCGGCGGGATGGCGAGCACATCGCGCCGCAGGATTTCGCCATACGCGGCAACGACGCCAACATCAGGGCGCAGTGCTGCCAGTTCGGCCACGGCAGCCGGATCACGCAGCGTTTCGGGTGTGAGCACCGGCACTCCCAGACGAAGCGCCGCCTGTTTGACCGGTGTTGCAACCGACGCCCTCCCCCGTCCTGCCGGACGATCAGGTTGCGTCACAACGCCCACCACCTGGTAGCGCGCATCTGCAACCAGACGTTCGAGCGGGGCGACGGCAAACGCTGGACTGCCAAGAAACACGATCCGCAACGGCATGGATCACCTGTCTGATATTCGAATGCGACGGCGCACGCCGCGATTTGCCTGTATTGCACGGTTCATGACCAGTGTAGTATAATACAGCAATGTGACACCAGTGCGGCACGGGATATTCCTGATCAAAGAGCCTGATGCCGCGTGCATGACAGAGTGCGAGTCGCCAATGCACGCCATTGTGTACGATGGCAAACTGCGTCAGGTCGACGACTATCCTCGACCAGTCCTGCGTGCTGGCGAGGCGCTCATACGTCCCTCTCTTGTCGGTATCTGCAACACCGATATCGAGATTACGCGCGGCTACATGAATTTTCGTGGCGTTCTGGGGCACGAGTTTGTTGGTGTCGTGGTTGCGTGCGAAGACGCCGCCTGGATCGGCCAGCGCGTGGTTGGCGAGATCAACGCCGCATGCCGTTCGTGCGCCGTCTGCCGACGCGGTGATGAAAGTCACTGCCCCAATCGCACAACGCTCGGCATTGATCGGCGCGACGGCGCGATGGCGGAACTGTTCAGCCTGCCGATCGCCTGCCTGCATCGCGTGCCGGATCGTATGCCAGATGCGGTTGCCGTCTTCACCGAACCGGTTGCGGCAGCGCTTGAAATCCTTCAGCAGATACACCTGCACCCGACGGATCGGGTGGCAGTCGTGGGAGACGGGAAACTTGGGCTGCTCTGCGTTCAGGCGGCGCGATTGCCAGGATGCGATGTGACCCTGGTTGGGCGGCATCCAGAGCGCTGGGAGTTTCTGGATGGTCTGGCGATCCACGCCATGCATGTGAATGAACTGGATGAGGCGCATATCGCCGGTTTCGATGTCGTCATCGATTGCACCGGTCACCCGCACGGCTTCGGCGTGGCGCGCCGGTTAGTCCGTCCTCGCGGGCGCCTGGTGATGAAGAGCACATTCGCTGCCGAATCGGAGTGCAACCTGACGATGCTGGTCGTCGATGAGGTCCGGTTGATCGGTTCGCGCTGCGGTCCGTTCGCAGCCGCGCTCCGCACCCTGGACGGCGGGTTGATCACCACGGCGCCGCTGATCGCAGCGCGGTTTCCCCTGTATGACGGCATACGCGCCTTTGCCGCCGCAGCGGGTCGATTGAAGGTGTTGCTGGAGGTGTAGATGGCGTCAAAGAACCTCTTTGGACGGAACGATCAATCGGCTCGCTACGCTGCCGCTTCACTGGCGCTCGGGTTGATGTTCGTGTCGCTCGTCGTGATCTATCTGACGGTGCCGCAGAGCGATACGGTCACCTTTCTCTGCGTCGTCATCATGGCGGTCAGCCTGATCATCGCACTCAACGGCGACTGGAACGAGATCGGCATGATGGCGGCGCTGGCAACGGTGACATCCCTGATGGCGGCGTATTTTCTGGGACGCGACGTGCTCGGCGATGTCGGCAGCGTTGTGTTTCCGATAGGTTGGATCGCCGTGTTACTCTACATCTTCCGCTGGATCTCGCAGCACACCGTCGTGGTGCCGGAGGATCACGCCATTATGGTTGCGCGGTTCTACAGCGGTTCGCTCTACCGCCTTCAACCGCCGCTGGCGCCGCCGCTGATCCCGCTGCTGGAACGACGGGTGGCGACCATTCCGCTCTACGAACTGAGCCATGATGTCAGAGTTGTCAAGATCAACACTGGTGGATCGCACAGCATCGATGAAGTAGAAGTGCATCTGCGCTATCGGGTGCAGAACCCCGAGTTCGCGCTGGCGAACATCCCCAATCGCGGACAGATCCAGAACGAGGTGGCGCGCGAGATGGGACGCGACCTGGAACAGGCGCGCCTTGACGTGGCGTTCTGGGAGAAACTGCTGGCGCGTCAGTTGCACCACGAGGTCGATGACATCGTCCGCGAGGTGATCTTTGCCGAAACCAAGAGCGCAGTAGTCGCGTATCAGGAGCGACAACGCATCTCACGCGAAGTGTTTCGACGCCTGAACGAACTGACGCATCGCTGGGGCGTGGTTGTCACCCGGGTCGATATCGATTATTTCAATGTGCCGGAGGATCGCTTCCGTTCCGCCAACCCCGATGCCGCAATTGAACGGGAAACGCGAATGCGCGAGATCGAAGCCGAACGTGAAGCGAAACGCATCCGAATGATGAGTGAAGCGGAAGCGCAGGCGGAAGCCGAGCGCATTCGTCGTATTGTGCGGGTATTGCGCGAGGAAGGCATCGAGGTGTCGCCCGAAATCGTCAACGCGATTCTGCTTCAGGAATGGCCCGAAACCGATGCTCTGCTTCCATCGCCTGCGGATTCGAAACCATCAGGCGATGCGTCGAAGGATGGAGAGAAGAAACCGGGACATGCAAACAAACCATGACAATTCGGGCGAACCTGTGGTTGTCGTCGGCGCGGCGTGTCTGGACATCAAATGTCGGCTGCGCGGCGATGTGCTCGCCAGCACGTCGAATTCGGCGGATGTGCGCATCAGTGTAGGAGGATGCGCGCGTAATGTCGCCGAAAACCTGGCGCGTCTCGGCTATCCGACGACGCTGGTCACCGTGGTGTGCGACGATGATTTCGGTCAGGCGATTGTGCAGCAAACGGCGCGCGCCGGGGTCAATACCGACCATATCATCAGGGTGTGTACGCATCACTCGCCAGCGTATGTGGCGTTGCTCTCACCGGAGGGACAGTTGATCACCGGCGTCGATGATACCGAAGCGGTCGAGGCGCTGACGCCAGCGGTGATCACCACGCACCGGGCGCTGTTCCAGCATGCGCCAATGGTGGTGATGGACGCCAATGTTCCGGTCGAAAGTGCGAAAACCTTGCTCGACATCTGCGCCGCAGCCGATGTGCCGGTCGTGCTCGATCCGGTGGCATACGAACCGGCGCTGCGCTACCGACCATTCATCGGCTCGTTCTTTATGGTCACGCCCAACGCTATCGAAGCGGAAGCATTGTCCGGCGTGCAGGTGACGGATATCGCACAGGCAATCACTGCCGCTCGCCGCCTCACCGCCGAAGGGGTCGGAATCGCAATTGTGACCCTCGCGGAGCAGGGGTTGGTCTACGCAACACCTTCATCGAGCGGTCATATTCCGGCGATTAACGTTGAAATCGTTGATCCTACCGGCGCTGGCGATGCGCTCACGGCGACGGTGGTGTATGCGCTGTTACACGATATTCCGATCGACGAAGCAGTGCGCCTGGGAGTAAGCGCTGCAACGTTGACGCTTGGATCGCCTGATACGGTGCGCCAGGATCTCACGCTGGAAATCCTGTACGCCCAACTCGTGATTTGATGCGGGTGTTTCGATCAACAGGCGTCACGGTAGCGACTGCCTGCGCGGCCTGTGGTATGCAGCATATTCCATGACCAAACGCATCCTGATAGCAGATGATGAACCGGCAGTGCGCCAGCTGCTTGAACTGGTGTTGCGTTCTCAGGGGTATGAGGTGGTGGCGACCCAGAACGGCGATCAACTCGTTCGCACGGCGCAGGAGTGGATTCCGGACCTGGTGATTATCGATCTGATGATGCCGCAAATGGACGGGTATGAGGCGATCCGCCAACTGCGCAACGATACCCGCACCGCCCACGTGCCGATGCTCATCCTCACCGCTCGCTCAACTGCCGAGGATGTGGTGACCGGGTTCGATACCGGCGCCGATGATTATGTGACCAAGCCGTTCAATATCCCCGAGTTGCTTGCCCGCATTCGAGCACATCTGCGTCGCGCAGCGCAGACTCCGGTGCACAATCCGCTCACCGGTCTGGCGGGGAATGTGCTCCTGACCGAAGAGTTGAAGTACCGCTTGAAGAATGATGCACCATTTGCCCTGTTGTACGTCGATCTCGATAACTTCAAGGCATTCAACGACACCTACGGACCGGCGCGCGGTGATCGGTTGATCAAACTGGTTGCCGGGGTGCTTACGGATGTGATTCAGGAGAAGGGCGCCGCCAGCGATTTCATCGGGCATATCGGCGGCGACGACTTTGCAGTGCTCACGTCGCCCGAACGCCTCGATGAAATCTGCCAGGGCATTATTGCCCTGTTTGATATGCGGGTGCGCGACCTCTACGACCCGGAAGACCTGGCGCGCGGCTATTTGCGTGGCGTTGATCGGCAGGGGGTGCCGCGCAATTTCCCGATCACGACGATTTCGATAGGGGTGGTGACCAACCGCCGCCGGCATTTTACCGATTACGAAGAGATCAGTCGCGTGGCGGCGGAGATGAAGCAGTATGCCAAGCAGTTGCCCGGCAGCACCTATGCGGTTGACAGTCGCAGCACCGATGAGCAGGTTGTTGAACGTGATCGCCGTGGTATGCCACTTCCACCGGCGCTCATTGTTTCCGCCGATGTCATGCTGCGCAGCGTCATCGTCCCGATGATCGACAAAGCTGATCTGCGTGCGCTTGATGCGCCGACCGTACTCGATGCCGAACGGTTGCTTGCCTACCATCCCGAAACAGCCCTGGTGATCGTCGATATGCGGATGGGGAAACAGTTGCGCGAGTTCTGTCGCAACCTGGCCACCCATCAACCGAAACTACCGATCATTGCGCTCGCCGATGGAGACAGTTCCGGCATCGTCGCTCCGGGCACAGTCAGGCACATCCTCTCGCTACCGCTCGATCAGGAACAGTTGCACGCGAAGATCGTCGAAGTGCGTAGCCTGTCGCAAAAGGCATCGTAGCGTATGCAGGTCGCAGTCATCAGTCTGGCGCTCCTCGCCGCCATTGGTGCGGCGGTTCTCCTGATCGCACCGGTGCGCGCGCGGTTGCAATTCTGGTTGCGGCAGTTCTGGGCGTCTGTTCGAAGACGTGCCAGGCTGGCGCGCAGTGCAACGGTTATCAGCAGTTCCGGCGAGGAGATTGAACTACCTGATGCTGTGCTTGCCGATATGCCCTGGACTGGACGAATACGCGAGTCGTTGTTCGATACACGCCTTCGTGTCGTTGGCGCCGGTATCCTTCTGGTGGTGTCGATTCTGCTGGTACTGCCTCGTCTGCTCCCCGAAACCCGCGCTGATGAACTGACGGTGCTGGTGGCGCCGTTCCATGAAACCGGCGGCGTTTCGGGCGCAACAGGACGCAGGGCGGCGGTTGAACTGGCGGATCTGCTGGCGACGACTTCTGGTCCGGGCGTTACGGTTCGATCAGTTGACGTTGCACCCGACGATCTTGCCGCAGCGCAGGCGCTCCTACAAACATACCGTGCCGATCTCCTCGTTTGGGGAGAGATAACCACCGGCGGGATGATCGATGCCCCAACGCTGACCCCTATCGTCATCTATGCGCCGGAAGGGATACAGGCGTCGTACAGTCTCGACGGTTTTGTCGGGCGCTTCGCATTTCCATCGGTCTATCCGCTTGCGACGCAACCGATCAATGGGCGTGTCGTCATTCCGCGACTGGTGCGCGCGCTGGCGGATTACAAACGCGGAGCGTACAGCAACGCCATCGCCACGTTCGACGAACTCGAGCGCGATTACCCGGCGTTGCGCCCCGGATTGCTGCGGACACTGCGCGCTGTGATCTGGTGGGCGCGCGGTGACTATGAGCAGTCGGTCGGGGAGTTCCAGCGGGCAATCGCTGCCATGCCCGATGCGTCGCCTGCCGAACTGGCACGATTGTACGCCTCGCTCGGCGCAGTTCAGTACGACATGGGCGACCCGGCTTCCCGTGAGTCGTTCAATCGGGCGATTGCGCTGCTGCAAGACCAGGATCTCGGCGTACTGCGGTACAGTCTGGCGCTGGAGGAACTGCGGGCTGGCGATCCGGCGGATGCGGCTGTGTCGCTCGAACAGGCGCGCCGGTTATTGCCGCCATCCACGCCGCTGTTGGTGACGCTTGCCAGAGCATACCGTCTCGATGGGCAACTGGAAGCAGCGGCAGAGATACTCAACGCCGCTGCCCGCCAGATCGACGCCGATGATCGCAATGTTCCCTCCGATCTTCGTCCGCTTGTGAGTGCACGCCTGCGCGCGTCAGTCCAGGGTGAGCGTGCGCTTTTGCGTCTGGCGCAACTGGTCGATGCGCGCGGTCCGCTCCTGTGGGAACTCGATGTCACCCCTCCGCCCTGGACGCAAGATAAAACAACGCCGTCCCCAGAGACAGAACTGGAAGCTATTCTCGGCGACCTTTCGCTGGCGCTGCGTGAAGCGACAACGCTCAACCAGGAGTGGAATAAACGTGCCGCAACCGCCGATACCGAACAACGGCGGGTCGATAGCAGCATCGCCATCCATCAGGCGCGCCGCGCCGATCTCGTGCTGCGGCAGCATCGTTTCTGGCTGGCTGCGGTCGAAGTCGAACTCGCGCGGTTGCGCGATACGCGACCACCGACGGGCGTTGCGGCAATCTGGGCAGGTCTGACGCGCACCTGGTCGCCGGCTACCGATGCGCTTCGACAGATCGACATCCTTGAAAAGACACAGCCAGGCAGCGCCGAACTGACCCTTCTGCGCGGAAAATCACTGGTGGTGAATGATCGTTTGGATGAAGCGCGCACAGCGTTCGAGACGGCGGCGCGACTGGCGCCCGACCGACCGGAGCCGCTGTTCCATCAGGCGTTGCTGATCGTGCCGCAGAACCGTGAGCAGGCG
Encoded here:
- a CDS encoding MogA/MoaB family molybdenum cofactor biosynthesis protein, with amino-acid sequence MSHTVHEQIARSAVPSVTCGIITISDTRTPETDTGGALIRTMLEGAGHQVARYIVVKDEPDQIVAHVREFADAGCQVIITSGGTGIAKRDSTFEAIDALLEKRMPGFGEIFRVLSYQDIGPAAMLSRATAGVFQRSLIFCLPGSPAAVRLAMEKLIVPELAHLVWETIR
- a CDS encoding HEPN domain-containing protein, whose amino-acid sequence is MPDRSLDWLKQAERDLDQALDSQRAGRHEWACFAAHQAAEKAVKALHLHHKQEAWGHIIARLLTDLPINVAADLVDKARVLDNFYIPTRYPNSHPEGAPYEHYGALQSDQAIAYAREIITFVRHEMA
- a CDS encoding nucleotidyltransferase domain-containing protein, encoding MKWPDAQAVDRALREWAHAQANHHPEILRVGYIGSYARGDWGVGSDLDVLLIVVQSDLPFEQRAAAWHVDTLPVPADLMVYTLDEWLRIPRDSRFAQAVQREARWVFERGKAEGSGV
- the fmt gene encoding methionyl-tRNA formyltransferase; translation: MRIVFLGSPAFAVAPLERLVADARYQVVGVVTQPDRPAGRGRASVATPVKQAALRLGVPVLTPETLRDPAAVAELAALRPDVGVVAAYGEILRRDVLAIPPLGYVNIHPSLLPLYRGPSPVAGAILNGDAETGVTIMLIDAKMDSGPILAQRTVPLPPDARTGPLTQELFTIGADVLVETLDAYARGAITPQPQDHARATFTKLLTRDDGIIDWTQPAVRIERMTRAYDPWPGATTMWRGAPLKIIAARVIADRCADVPPGTLIDTADGPAVATGNGLLALITVQPAGKRPLPAADWRRGLRLSGGERLGDASARLSGGEAVH
- a CDS encoding MDR/zinc-dependent alcohol dehydrogenase-like family protein; amino-acid sequence: MHAIVYDGKLRQVDDYPRPVLRAGEALIRPSLVGICNTDIEITRGYMNFRGVLGHEFVGVVVACEDAAWIGQRVVGEINAACRSCAVCRRGDESHCPNRTTLGIDRRDGAMAELFSLPIACLHRVPDRMPDAVAVFTEPVAAALEILQQIHLHPTDRVAVVGDGKLGLLCVQAARLPGCDVTLVGRHPERWEFLDGLAIHAMHVNELDEAHIAGFDVVIDCTGHPHGFGVARRLVRPRGRLVMKSTFAAESECNLTMLVVDEVRLIGSRCGPFAAALRTLDGGLITTAPLIAARFPLYDGIRAFAAAAGRLKVLLEV
- a CDS encoding SPFH domain-containing protein, yielding MASKNLFGRNDQSARYAAASLALGLMFVSLVVIYLTVPQSDTVTFLCVVIMAVSLIIALNGDWNEIGMMAALATVTSLMAAYFLGRDVLGDVGSVVFPIGWIAVLLYIFRWISQHTVVVPEDHAIMVARFYSGSLYRLQPPLAPPLIPLLERRVATIPLYELSHDVRVVKINTGGSHSIDEVEVHLRYRVQNPEFALANIPNRGQIQNEVAREMGRDLEQARLDVAFWEKLLARQLHHEVDDIVREVIFAETKSAVVAYQERQRISREVFRRLNELTHRWGVVVTRVDIDYFNVPEDRFRSANPDAAIERETRMREIEAEREAKRIRMMSEAEAQAEAERIRRIVRVLREEGIEVSPEIVNAILLQEWPETDALLPSPADSKPSGDASKDGEKKPGHANKP
- a CDS encoding carbohydrate kinase family protein, with translation MQTNHDNSGEPVVVVGAACLDIKCRLRGDVLASTSNSADVRISVGGCARNVAENLARLGYPTTLVTVVCDDDFGQAIVQQTARAGVNTDHIIRVCTHHSPAYVALLSPEGQLITGVDDTEAVEALTPAVITTHRALFQHAPMVVMDANVPVESAKTLLDICAAADVPVVLDPVAYEPALRYRPFIGSFFMVTPNAIEAEALSGVQVTDIAQAITAARRLTAEGVGIAIVTLAEQGLVYATPSSSGHIPAINVEIVDPTGAGDALTATVVYALLHDIPIDEAVRLGVSAATLTLGSPDTVRQDLTLEILYAQLVI
- a CDS encoding response regulator, producing the protein MTKRILIADDEPAVRQLLELVLRSQGYEVVATQNGDQLVRTAQEWIPDLVIIDLMMPQMDGYEAIRQLRNDTRTAHVPMLILTARSTAEDVVTGFDTGADDYVTKPFNIPELLARIRAHLRRAAQTPVHNPLTGLAGNVLLTEELKYRLKNDAPFALLYVDLDNFKAFNDTYGPARGDRLIKLVAGVLTDVIQEKGAASDFIGHIGGDDFAVLTSPERLDEICQGIIALFDMRVRDLYDPEDLARGYLRGVDRQGVPRNFPITTISIGVVTNRRRHFTDYEEISRVAAEMKQYAKQLPGSTYAVDSRSTDEQVVERDRRGMPLPPALIVSADVMLRSVIVPMIDKADLRALDAPTVLDAERLLAYHPETALVIVDMRMGKQLREFCRNLATHQPKLPIIALADGDSSGIVAPGTVRHILSLPLDQEQLHAKIVEVRSLSQKAS
- a CDS encoding tetratricopeptide repeat protein gives rise to the protein MQVAVISLALLAAIGAAVLLIAPVRARLQFWLRQFWASVRRRARLARSATVISSSGEEIELPDAVLADMPWTGRIRESLFDTRLRVVGAGILLVVSILLVLPRLLPETRADELTVLVAPFHETGGVSGATGRRAAVELADLLATTSGPGVTVRSVDVAPDDLAAAQALLQTYRADLLVWGEITTGGMIDAPTLTPIVIYAPEGIQASYSLDGFVGRFAFPSVYPLATQPINGRVVIPRLVRALADYKRGAYSNAIATFDELERDYPALRPGLLRTLRAVIWWARGDYEQSVGEFQRAIAAMPDASPAELARLYASLGAVQYDMGDPASRESFNRAIALLQDQDLGVLRYSLALEELRAGDPADAAVSLEQARRLLPPSTPLLVTLARAYRLDGQLEAAAEILNAAARQIDADDRNVPSDLRPLVSARLRASVQGERALLRLAQLVDARGPLLWELDVTPPPWTQDKTTPSPETELEAILGDLSLALREATTLNQEWNKRAATADTEQRRVDSSIAIHQARRADLVLRQHRFWLAAVEVELARLRDTRPPTGVAAIWAGLTRTWSPATDALRQIDILEKTQPGSAELTLLRGKSLVVNDRLDEARTAFETAARLAPDRPEPLFHQALLIVPQNREQARQLLAMALDRDPNYFPARIRLAELAEEDQRWQEALGHRRWLAEHHPGDDEALALARTLRLSGPEGYAEAEQTLLPLVERNDADAIIEMSRLYRAAGRNDAARSVLEQGRQNTARSAPAFADLSHELGQVLLELGDVPLAERQFEAAVNSNPRHVPAHLALAQLARRAGNDRAAARRYEAALDAGASDPAVLEQIGMTLLELREYNAAVMAYERAIAQQPASATLRYGAALAYLGVGRLDAAYESARRALERRNVYPEALALLGDIALQRGKLAEAEQQYRAALQQNPSLAAAHIGLGRVAATGGNWSIAAGHFLNAVQGEPQSPDALLWLGEARLRTADIDGAIAAYSEALHLRDNFPEAYFGLAQAEYGAGRIEDALRNATRALELRPRYAEAALLLGKIYERQGYSMRALEAYKRAIDINPRLAEPHYRRALLLIRADRLNEAREELEVATRLDPNFAEAHYWLGRVYFAQRNIQAALNRFREAVNRQGGAYPEARYYQGLAEEQLGDLNAAIRSFETVANQSDDTPWAGEARAALARMSDR